One window of Campylobacter sp. RM12651 genomic DNA carries:
- a CDS encoding MFS transporter, whose protein sequence is MNKNTLILSFIIASRFFGLFIVLPVISLYSHKLNGANDVLAGLIVGIYAIFQMIFSVPFGALSDKIGRKKTMLMGLIIFIIGCLICASASDIYTMLVGRVLQGMGAIGGVATAMIADLTSEKDRAKAMALMGGAIGLSFVVAIILGSVIASFLGLGALFYISAILSVLCIVLLAFLPKEKEIIKQEKIPFKEAFISANLNKLYLTCFLQKMLSSSTFMLIPLAYVNIFHKNSDNLWIIYSVAMFFGFLAMGVGGVVGESKGKSKTILLSGVSLFFLSYLIFLSSSYYLFFLAVILYFIAFCLHEPIMQSSISKICKARQKGLVLGFSNSCGYFGSFLGAFLCGIFMHADLENEFLMLIAFVCAIWFFILKTMDNPNDFKTYKSNKAPLKESEFIIDINKKDDIYLIKYNSKKLSEEELQKLF, encoded by the coding sequence ATGAATAAAAATACCTTGATTTTAAGTTTTATTATTGCTTCAAGATTTTTTGGGCTTTTTATTGTTTTACCTGTGATTAGCTTGTATTCGCATAAGTTAAACGGAGCTAATGATGTATTGGCTGGACTTATTGTTGGAATTTACGCAATTTTTCAAATGATTTTTAGTGTGCCTTTTGGAGCATTAAGTGATAAAATCGGTCGTAAAAAAACTATGCTTATGGGATTAATAATCTTTATAATAGGTTGTTTAATTTGTGCAAGTGCAAGTGATATTTATACAATGCTTGTTGGTAGGGTTTTACAAGGTATGGGAGCAATTGGCGGGGTTGCTACTGCTATGATTGCTGATTTAACTAGCGAAAAAGATAGAGCAAAAGCAATGGCGTTAATGGGTGGAGCTATTGGACTTAGCTTTGTTGTAGCTATTATTTTGGGTTCTGTTATTGCTAGTTTTTTAGGGCTTGGGGCTTTATTTTATATAAGTGCGATTTTAAGCGTTTTGTGTATTGTATTATTAGCCTTTTTACCTAAAGAAAAAGAAATTATAAAACAAGAAAAAATCCCTTTTAAAGAAGCATTCATAAGTGCTAATTTAAACAAACTTTATCTAACTTGCTTTTTACAAAAAATGCTAAGCTCAAGCACCTTTATGCTAATTCCTTTAGCTTATGTAAATATATTTCATAAAAATAGTGATAATTTATGGATTATTTATAGCGTGGCTATGTTTTTTGGATTTTTGGCTATGGGAGTTGGTGGAGTTGTTGGCGAGTCAAAAGGCAAAAGTAAGACTATATTATTAAGCGGAGTTTCATTATTTTTCCTATCATATTTGATATTTTTAAGCTCTAGTTATTATTTATTTTTCTTAGCTGTTATTTTATATTTTATTGCATTTTGTCTACACGAGCCTATTATGCAAAGCTCAATTTCTAAGATTTGCAAAGCTAGACAAAAAGGTTTAGTATTAGGATTTTCAAATTCTTGCGGATATTTTGGCTCGTTTTTAGGAGCATTTTTATGTGGGATTTTTATGCACGCTGATTTGGAAAATGAGTTTTTAATGCTGATTGCTTTTGTTTGTGCTATTTGGTTTTTTATCCTAAAAACTATGGATAATCCTAATGATTTTAAGACTTATAAATCTAATAAAGCTCCTTTAAAAGAAAGCGAATTTATTATAGATATTAATAAAAAAGATGATATTTATTTAATCAAATATAATTCTAAGAAACTAAGCGAAGAAGAATTACAAAAATTATTTTAA
- a CDS encoding class I SAM-dependent methyltransferase, translating into MLKANNLSKISFKNLYIEQKNLSDFKSKDASEWDKKAQSFNDYAKHEAYVREFLKQVDFSGCDSLLDFACGSAFLAKHSLINNITLCDFSPKMLEFAKINCPNARIIQGSYDDLDGSWDLVFASRCLDVNDLAKALQILLNCTKKRLYFTYKIDSSYIHEKIINALDLDIIATPNYIYAANILNELGYFFTLNKITIKNQNYYKTYEDLQKSVEFSYKKLNDIQIEKLKNLYENDKDLIKQELSWALFCVEK; encoded by the coding sequence ATGCTAAAAGCAAACAATCTTTCTAAAATATCATTTAAAAATCTTTATATTGAGCAAAAGAATTTGAGTGATTTTAAGAGTAAGGACGCAAGTGAGTGGGATAAAAAAGCTCAAAGTTTTAATGATTACGCAAAACACGAAGCTTATGTGAGAGAATTTTTAAAGCAAGTTGATTTTAGTGGGTGTGATAGTTTGCTTGATTTTGCTTGTGGGAGTGCTTTTTTAGCTAAGCACTCTTTAATAAACAATATTACTTTATGTGATTTTTCTCCTAAAATGCTTGAGTTTGCTAAGATAAATTGCCCTAATGCAAGGATAATTCAAGGCTCTTATGATGATTTAGATGGTAGTTGGGATTTGGTTTTTGCTAGTAGGTGTTTAGATGTTAATGACCTAGCAAAAGCATTGCAAATTCTTTTAAACTGCACGAAAAAAAGGCTATATTTTACATATAAAATCGATAGTTCTTACATACACGAAAAAATCATAAATGCCCTTGATTTAGACATAATTGCAACGCCTAATTATATTTACGCTGCAAATATTTTAAATGAGCTTGGGTATTTTTTCACTTTAAATAAAATCACTATAAAAAATCAAAATTATTATAAAACTTATGAAGATTTACAAAAAAGCGTTGAGTTTTCTTACAAAAAACTAAATGATATTCAAATTGAAAAACTAAAAAATCTATATGAAAACGATAAAGATTTAATCAAACAAGAATTAAGCTGGGCTTTATTTTGCGTAGAAAAATAA
- a CDS encoding MetQ/NlpA family ABC transporter substrate-binding protein → MKKLLIFLCLLSLNADEKLIKIGVTPYPTAMILENVKDLVENQGYKLEIIEFDNYIVPNYALNDKELDANFTQIRQFLESFNEERGTNLVSAGKIFLGPMAAYSNTIKDIKDLPKNALVYIPSDPINGARALDLLALNNIISFNEDAKSSTKSVLDIKDNPLKLTIKEIEAPQLTRTLNECDLAIINTNYALLAGLNPIKDSILHESSDSDYASVLAVRANDLNSPKTKALLKAMRSEKMREFLNTKFKDILIPSF, encoded by the coding sequence ATGAAAAAATTATTAATATTTTTATGTTTATTAAGCTTAAATGCTGATGAAAAATTAATCAAAATCGGAGTAACTCCATATCCAACTGCTATGATTTTAGAAAATGTAAAAGACTTGGTTGAAAATCAAGGATACAAACTAGAAATCATAGAATTTGATAATTACATAGTCCCAAATTATGCTCTAAATGATAAAGAATTAGATGCGAATTTTACTCAAATTAGACAATTTTTAGAAAGCTTTAACGAAGAAAGAGGGACAAATCTAGTTAGTGCAGGAAAAATATTTCTAGGTCCAATGGCAGCGTATTCAAATACTATTAAAGATATTAAAGATTTGCCTAAAAATGCCTTAGTTTATATACCAAGCGACCCTATTAATGGTGCTAGAGCTTTAGATTTACTAGCCTTAAATAATATAATAAGCTTTAATGAAGATGCAAAATCTAGCACAAAATCAGTATTAGATATTAAAGATAATCCATTAAAACTTACAATAAAAGAAATAGAAGCTCCACAACTAACAAGAACACTTAATGAATGTGATTTGGCGATAATTAATACAAATTATGCCCTACTAGCAGGACTAAATCCTATTAAGGATTCTATATTGCACGAAAGTAGTGATAGTGATTATGCTAGCGTTTTAGCTGTTAGAGCCAATGATTTAAATAGCCCTAAAACTAAAGCTTTGCTTAAGGCTATGAGAAGTGAAAAAATGAGAGAGTTTTTAAATACTAAGTTTAAAGATATATTAATTCCAAGTTTTTAA
- a CDS encoding cysteine peptidase family C39 domain-containing protein, which produces MAKILIIFITITCLNAEFAVKSYRQIKNNSVVRQSYEESCGASSIATLLNLTNIKRFSEKDILEVLDKNTNMLSFNELNNALNKLGFNAKAYKLNRNMFEKIFVPFIVKIENDPRFPHFVVVNNINGDFVKVYDPSFGEYLSSKKEFYSVWDKDGLGGYALIIKPNITKELKPNLPRPSQIKEI; this is translated from the coding sequence ATGGCAAAAATTCTAATAATCTTTATAACTATAACTTGTCTTAATGCCGAGTTTGCAGTGAAGTCTTATAGACAAATCAAAAATAACTCCGTAGTAAGACAAAGTTATGAAGAATCTTGTGGGGCAAGTAGTATAGCGACATTGCTAAATCTAACAAATATCAAGCGTTTTAGTGAAAAAGATATTTTAGAAGTTTTAGATAAAAATACTAATATGCTAAGTTTTAATGAATTAAATAATGCGTTAAATAAATTGGGTTTTAATGCAAAAGCTTATAAATTAAATCGTAATATGTTTGAAAAAATATTCGTGCCTTTTATAGTAAAGATTGAAAATGACCCGAGATTTCCACATTTTGTAGTGGTAAATAATATTAATGGGGATTTTGTGAAAGTATATGACCCAAGCTTTGGCGAATATCTAAGCTCTAAAAAAGAATTTTATAGCGTATGGGATAAAGATGGTTTAGGTGGATACGCTCTAATAATTAAGCCAAATATTACAAAAGAACTAAAGCCAAATTTACCACGCCCAAGTCAAATAAAAGAAATTTAA
- a CDS encoding DUF6844 domain-containing protein translates to MVKKIVLSLALSSVVFANTCENPGNDIETLIKCAKSELLEKNPNAKVYIETISIPKHPNDPQYYDFLSAKYNEAFLKIKSNLAMKMAGNLVAKEIAKKNDHSKMPAELVEERLNKEIERQRRLEEAKNEKEGFLDGLMNKFFGSDDKIDLTKPQIDEELRLRAEEVLYSNTFKEEMYKVAREEISGLIPYENFIVVSDNGETELGIVAYTSPKSRELARALAGGYKANATNNEEQCKSADAVVNALGSSDNKINKLGLKFFYNEACQPSLLAFGMDTYKIEDGMTNEYKSSSYSVAQILAEKTLATFVKSSIYTYTNADKTTDTVQKAYTTLIKKGANESATGGKETRSDSYSDLEEFFSSEAQMSLVGVEVADKWTKQFDTHGVAGVIMYYSPTSIEQAKQERKEIKGDLDKKTLGSKTSEIPSSGNAKVIRSKNIDVDDF, encoded by the coding sequence ATGGTAAAAAAAATAGTTTTATCTTTGGCATTAAGTTCAGTTGTTTTTGCAAATACTTGCGAAAATCCAGGAAATGATATAGAAACATTAATAAAATGTGCAAAAAGTGAGCTTTTAGAAAAAAATCCAAACGCTAAAGTTTATATAGAAACAATATCAATTCCAAAGCATCCAAACGACCCACAATATTATGATTTTTTAAGTGCAAAGTATAATGAAGCATTTTTAAAAATTAAATCTAATTTAGCAATGAAAATGGCAGGAAACTTAGTTGCAAAAGAAATTGCTAAAAAGAATGATCATAGTAAAATGCCAGCAGAATTAGTAGAAGAAAGACTAAATAAAGAAATAGAGCGTCAAAGAAGACTAGAAGAAGCAAAAAATGAAAAAGAAGGTTTCTTAGATGGCTTAATGAATAAATTTTTCGGCAGTGATGATAAGATTGATTTGACAAAACCACAAATTGATGAAGAATTAAGACTTCGTGCAGAAGAAGTGCTATATAGCAATACTTTTAAAGAAGAAATGTATAAAGTAGCTCGTGAAGAAATATCAGGATTAATTCCTTATGAAAACTTTATAGTAGTTAGTGATAATGGTGAAACAGAACTAGGAATAGTAGCATATACATCACCTAAGTCAAGAGAATTAGCAAGAGCTTTAGCAGGTGGCTATAAAGCAAATGCTACAAACAATGAAGAACAATGTAAAAGTGCTGATGCAGTAGTGAATGCTTTAGGCTCAAGTGATAATAAAATAAATAAATTAGGTTTAAAATTCTTTTACAACGAAGCTTGCCAACCATCACTTTTAGCTTTTGGAATGGATACTTATAAGATTGAGGATGGAATGACTAATGAATATAAAAGTTCAAGTTATTCAGTAGCTCAAATATTAGCAGAAAAAACTTTAGCTACTTTTGTAAAATCATCTATTTATACTTATACAAATGCAGATAAAACTACTGATACAGTTCAAAAAGCCTATACAACTTTAATTAAAAAAGGTGCAAATGAAAGTGCAACTGGTGGTAAAGAAACTAGATCAGATAGCTATTCTGATTTAGAAGAATTTTTTAGCTCTGAAGCACAAATGAGCCTAGTAGGTGTTGAAGTTGCTGATAAATGGACTAAGCAATTTGATACACACGGAGTTGCTGGGGTTATTATGTATTATTCACCTACAAGCATAGAACAAGCAAAGCAAGAAAGAAAAGAAATCAAAGGTGATTTAGATAAAAAAACATTAGGCTCAAAAACAAGCGAAATTCCATCAAGTGGTAATGCAAAAGTAATTCGCTCTAAAAATATTGATGTTGATGATTTCTAG
- the lpoB gene encoding penicillin-binding protein activator LpoB, translating to MKKYYTLALALSLGACAAAPSYVVDEVNNGKNQPVSLGIDDIDLQNAARDLINSMLASPVFATSNPNERHILVMSRITNDTMQHFDTDILTKKIRIALLNSGRVYVTTAIGANGAEDNMTHATRELRDNDEFNQKTIAKKGTILSANRSLSGKIIQRNTRIKGTFSDSQRVDYYFQMTVTNLDNGLAIWEDEIKINKLGSNRSVAW from the coding sequence ATGAAAAAATACTACACACTAGCTTTAGCACTAAGTTTAGGAGCTTGTGCAGCTGCACCAAGTTATGTCGTTGATGAAGTAAATAATGGCAAAAATCAGCCTGTTTCACTAGGTATTGATGATATAGATTTACAAAATGCGGCAAGAGATTTGATTAATTCTATGTTAGCAAGCCCTGTTTTTGCTACTTCAAATCCAAACGAACGCCATATTCTTGTAATGAGTAGGATTACTAATGATACAATGCAACATTTTGATACAGATATTCTTACTAAAAAAATAAGAATTGCTTTACTTAATTCTGGTCGTGTTTATGTAACAACAGCAATTGGAGCTAATGGGGCTGAGGATAATATGACCCACGCTACAAGAGAATTAAGAGATAATGACGAATTTAATCAAAAAACAATCGCTAAAAAAGGCACAATCTTGAGTGCAAATAGGTCTTTAAGCGGTAAAATAATTCAAAGAAATACTAGAATTAAAGGAACTTTTAGTGATTCTCAAAGAGTTGATTATTATTTCCAAATGACGGTTACAAATCTTGATAATGGCTTAGCAATTTGGGAAGATGAAATAAAAATTAATAAACTTGGTTCAAATAGGAGTGTAGCATGGTAA
- a CDS encoding saccharopine dehydrogenase family protein, protein MKHLLIIGAGGVSRVATYKAAEYKYFDKITLASRTKSKCDEIASFIKERLGVEIATATINADDTNAVVKLIQDINATILLNVALPYQDLALMDACSQTKIPYIDTANYEHPDLAKFEYKEQWARNNDFLKAGVPALLGSGFDPGATNVMCAYAQQYLFDEIHTIDIMDCNAGDHGYAFATNFNPEINLREVSANGRYWENGEWIETKPLEIKVEHDYPEVGVKDSYLLYHEELESLCKNIKGLKRIRFFMTFGQSYIQHMNCLKNVGMLGIEPVEHQGMKIIPIEFLKTLLPDPASLGARTKGKTNIGCIIEGIKDGKAKKVYIYNVCVHEECYAETGAQAVSYTTGVPAAIGTYLIASGKWSGKGVFNMEEFDAKPFFDEMNKMGLPIKILEL, encoded by the coding sequence ATGAAACATTTATTAATAATTGGAGCTGGTGGAGTTAGCCGTGTAGCAACCTATAAAGCAGCTGAATATAAATATTTTGATAAAATCACGCTTGCAAGTAGAACAAAAAGCAAATGTGATGAAATAGCAAGTTTTATTAAAGAGCGTTTAGGAGTTGAGATTGCAACTGCTACGATTAATGCTGATGATACAAATGCAGTTGTTAAGCTTATACAAGATATAAACGCTACGATTTTATTAAATGTGGCTTTACCTTATCAAGATTTAGCTTTAATGGACGCTTGTTCTCAAACTAAAATTCCATACATTGATACAGCAAATTACGAACATCCTGATTTAGCTAAATTTGAGTATAAAGAGCAATGGGCTAGAAATAATGACTTTTTAAAAGCTGGTGTTCCTGCACTGCTTGGAAGTGGATTTGACCCAGGTGCAACGAATGTTATGTGTGCGTATGCGCAGCAATATTTATTTGATGAAATTCATACAATTGATATTATGGATTGTAATGCAGGAGATCACGGCTATGCTTTCGCAACTAATTTTAACCCTGAAATAAACTTAAGAGAAGTTAGTGCAAATGGTAGATATTGGGAAAATGGCGAGTGGATTGAGACTAAACCACTTGAGATTAAAGTTGAACACGATTATCCTGAAGTTGGGGTTAAAGATAGCTATTTACTTTATCATGAAGAACTTGAGAGCTTATGTAAAAATATAAAAGGTTTAAAAAGAATTAGATTTTTTATGACTTTTGGACAAAGCTATATTCAACATATGAATTGTCTTAAAAATGTAGGTATGCTAGGAATTGAGCCAGTTGAACATCAAGGAATGAAGATAATTCCTATTGAGTTTTTAAAGACACTTTTACCTGACCCTGCAAGTCTTGGTGCAAGGACTAAAGGCAAGACAAACATAGGTTGTATTATTGAAGGTATTAAAGATGGCAAGGCTAAAAAAGTATATATTTATAATGTTTGCGTGCATGAAGAATGCTACGCTGAAACTGGCGCTCAAGCAGTAAGCTACACAACAGGCGTTCCTGCTGCAATTGGAACATATTTAATAGCAAGTGGCAAATGGAGCGGAAAAGGTGTATTTAATATGGAAGAATTTGATGCAAAACCATTCTTTGATGAAATGAATAAAATGGGTCTTCCTATTAAAATACTAGAGCTATAA
- a CDS encoding YceI family protein, producing the protein MKKLFLALSLAGILGASEFVLDKVHTSVEFSVKHMLVSNAKGKFKSFDAMIDFDEANKTFKVFNASVDVASVDTNSEKRDEHLKSSDFLNEKVNPKLTFVMSKYEKVSDTQGKMTGELNINGVKKEVTFDVAINGVATMGDKTKLGFDLNLDLLRKDFDVAKDTNEGLVANEVKVQIFAEADKK; encoded by the coding sequence ATGAAAAAATTATTTTTAGCTTTAAGCTTAGCAGGTATTTTAGGTGCTAGTGAATTTGTTCTTGATAAAGTTCATACTAGCGTTGAATTTAGCGTTAAACATATGTTAGTTTCTAATGCTAAGGGCAAATTTAAAAGTTTTGATGCGATGATAGATTTTGATGAAGCTAATAAAACTTTTAAAGTATTTAATGCAAGCGTTGATGTAGCAAGCGTTGATACAAATAGTGAAAAAAGAGACGAGCATTTAAAATCAAGTGATTTTTTAAATGAAAAAGTTAATCCAAAACTTACTTTTGTTATGAGTAAATACGAAAAAGTAAGTGATACACAAGGAAAAATGACAGGGGAATTAAACATAAATGGCGTTAAAAAAGAAGTAACATTTGATGTTGCTATCAATGGTGTTGCTACAATGGGAGATAAAACTAAACTTGGGTTTGACCTAAATCTTGACCTTTTAAGAAAAGATTTTGATGTAGCAAAAGATACAAATGAAGGCTTAGTAGCAAACGAAGTAAAAGTTCAAATTTTTGCTGAAGCTGATAAAAAATAA
- a CDS encoding molybdopterin-dependent oxidoreductase, which produces MSRRKFLIASGITGIAGAYFYNETIQKIIKPQTKTNDSIYANSLNPKIGKYYSSVCNGCVTHCGVRVKVLDNKVLKVIGNPYSLLSSDPWLNMNTSIKDSYLLTNQGKIHSSVCARGNLVFDKLNDKARVTKILKRVGKRGENKWQSIEPDKFLDEIVNGGDLFNEGYVKGFKEVYNHTDLIDENAPEFGKKANGLCIIATGDEGRKNFFQERFQKSFGTINFHGHTATCGLSMRAGMAAFLNDFDKYPHLKPDFDNCEFLINFASAPAQAGNPFKRQGLKIANRKSNNLEYATITPILTNSTSSASSVGKWIAIKPGGDLFLALALLQDVINQKIYDEEYLSYTNLNENNVSFSNAAYLVVEDDYKNYKKGEFLRINNEIMVINEQGLISAKDCKKANIYYDGIITLDDEAIKVKTSFIKLKESVNSNSLDDLLQNSGVSKKDYEYLLEKIKKYKNKVAFDLHGGTMQTNGFYTAYAILELVGLLGNLNKIGGMSAGGGKYNDLSGEFELAKYKGKIKPSGIRVDKTKKPYEATSEYKNKIKNNENPYPSKLPWYPLTNAICTDAITNAALKYPYGIDILLSWNANIAYASNMNNVKNSLKDSSKIPLFIAIDPFINETSMFADYIVPDNVMYETWGVVNPWGGALSKASHFRFPILNSPNVKFSNNESVCMDSFIIELGKKLGLAGFGKNAISDSEGNLFDLDKPSDYYLRSFINVTLDGGFDYEINEDEIKDLPFIQELKEISPKHYKKALFCMARGGKFESKNKAYNKNALAKTYKKEIAIYNEDLALTKDSLTGKNYSGVPYFVKQRFKNNTTLDELNLKAFSYKSNIYSSLVAASSKLTHLKYSNYIELHEDTAAKLGLKDKDLIKVIRDDKKIIGILKTRKGIHKEAVGIEHSRARRGEGASDFYIDGKLIAKNISKRTGVSISNIIPDDTIRGENALISDFVVGSVARQGFGVIIEKISSLG; this is translated from the coding sequence GTGAGTAGAAGAAAGTTTTTAATAGCATCAGGGATAACAGGCATAGCAGGGGCTTATTTTTACAATGAAACAATACAAAAAATCATAAAACCACAAACAAAAACAAACGATAGCATATATGCAAATAGCCTAAATCCAAAAATCGGCAAGTATTATTCAAGTGTTTGTAATGGTTGCGTTACTCATTGTGGTGTTAGGGTAAAAGTATTAGATAATAAGGTTTTAAAAGTTATTGGCAATCCATATAGTTTATTATCAAGCGACCCTTGGCTTAATATGAATACTAGTATAAAAGATAGTTATTTACTCACAAATCAAGGCAAAATCCATTCAAGTGTTTGTGCTAGGGGTAATTTAGTATTTGATAAATTAAATGATAAAGCAAGGGTAACTAAAATACTAAAAAGAGTTGGAAAAAGGGGAGAAAATAAATGGCAAAGTATTGAGCCTGATAAATTTTTAGATGAGATAGTAAATGGCGGAGATTTATTTAATGAAGGCTATGTAAAAGGATTTAAAGAAGTTTATAATCATACTGATTTAATAGATGAAAATGCTCCTGAATTTGGAAAGAAAGCAAATGGATTATGTATAATCGCAACAGGCGATGAAGGAAGAAAGAATTTCTTTCAAGAAAGATTTCAAAAATCATTCGGAACTATTAATTTTCACGGACACACAGCAACTTGCGGTCTTTCTATGAGAGCTGGAATGGCTGCTTTTTTAAATGATTTTGATAAATACCCACACTTAAAACCTGATTTTGATAATTGCGAGTTTTTGATTAATTTCGCAAGTGCTCCTGCTCAAGCTGGAAATCCTTTCAAAAGACAAGGATTAAAAATAGCAAATAGAAAAAGCAATAATTTAGAATACGCAACAATAACCCCAATACTTACAAATTCTACTTCAAGTGCATCTAGCGTAGGAAAATGGATTGCTATAAAGCCTGGTGGGGATTTGTTTTTAGCATTAGCCTTATTACAAGATGTAATAAATCAAAAAATTTATGATGAAGAATATCTATCTTATACTAATTTAAATGAAAACAATGTAAGTTTTTCTAATGCTGCTTATTTAGTCGTTGAAGATGATTATAAAAACTATAAAAAAGGAGAATTTTTAAGAATTAATAATGAAATTATGGTTATTAACGAGCAAGGATTAATAAGTGCAAAAGATTGTAAAAAAGCTAATATTTATTATGATGGAATAATAACTTTAGATGATGAAGCAATAAAGGTTAAAACAAGTTTTATCAAATTAAAAGAAAGTGTCAATTCAAATTCTTTAGATGATTTGTTGCAAAATAGTGGCGTTAGTAAAAAAGATTATGAATATTTATTAGAAAAAATCAAAAAATATAAAAATAAAGTAGCATTTGATTTGCACGGCGGGACTATGCAAACTAATGGATTTTATACAGCTTATGCTATTTTAGAATTAGTTGGTTTGCTTGGGAATTTAAATAAAATTGGTGGAATGAGTGCTGGTGGGGGTAAATATAATGATTTGTCAGGAGAATTTGAATTAGCAAAATATAAAGGCAAAATTAAACCTAGTGGAATTAGGGTTGATAAAACTAAAAAACCTTATGAAGCAACTAGCGAATATAAAAACAAAATCAAAAACAACGAAAACCCTTATCCATCAAAACTACCTTGGTATCCACTAACTAATGCAATTTGCACCGACGCAATCACAAATGCAGCATTAAAATATCCTTACGGAATAGATATATTGCTTTCTTGGAATGCTAATATTGCTTATGCTAGTAATATGAATAATGTTAAAAATTCTTTAAAAGATAGCTCTAAAATACCATTATTCATAGCAATTGACCCATTTATAAACGAAACAAGTATGTTTGCTGATTATATAGTTCCTGATAACGTTATGTATGAGACTTGGGGTGTTGTTAATCCTTGGGGTGGTGCTTTGAGTAAAGCTAGTCATTTTAGATTTCCTATTTTAAATTCTCCTAATGTTAAGTTTAGCAATAATGAAAGCGTATGTATGGATAGCTTTATAATTGAATTAGGCAAAAAATTAGGCTTAGCAGGATTTGGCAAAAACGCAATTAGCGATAGTGAAGGTAATTTATTTGACCTTGATAAGCCGAGTGATTATTATTTAAGAAGTTTTATAAATGTTACGCTTGATGGTGGATTTGATTATGAAATAAACGAAGATGAGATAAAGGACTTACCATTCATTCAAGAATTAAAAGAAATTAGCCCAAAACACTATAAAAAAGCTTTATTTTGTATGGCAAGGGGTGGAAAATTTGAAAGCAAAAACAAAGCATATAACAAAAATGCCTTAGCAAAAACATACAAAAAAGAAATAGCTATTTATAACGAAGATTTAGCACTTACTAAGGATTCTTTAACTGGGAAAAATTATAGTGGGGTTCCTTATTTTGTAAAACAAAGATTTAAAAACAATACCACATTAGATGAGTTAAATCTAAAAGCCTTTTCGTATAAATCAAATATATATTCAAGTTTAGTTGCTGCTAGTTCAAAACTAACTCATTTAAAATATTCAAACTACATTGAATTACACGAAGATACAGCAGCAAAACTAGGTCTTAAAGATAAGGATTTAATCAAAGTTATAAGAGATGATAAAAAAATAATAGGAATATTAAAAACTAGAAAAGGAATTCATAAAGAAGCAGTAGGAATTGAGCATTCTCGTGCTAGGCGTGGCGAAGGTGCTAGTGATTTTTATATTGATGGGAAATTAATTGCTAAAAATATTTCAAAAAGAACAGGCGTTAGTATCTCAAATATAATACCTGATGATACTATTCGTGGAGAAAATGCCTTAATTAGTGATTTTGTCGTAGGCTCTGTAGCAAGGCAAGGATTTGGAGTAATTATAGAAAAAATCTCAAGCTTAGGTTAA